The following nucleotide sequence is from Psychroflexus torquis ATCC 700755.
TTCATTGAAGGATTAAATGATAAATTAAAAAATAAAGTCACTTTAAGCCAAAGTCACTAAATAGCCTTAAGCATTGACTTTAGCAGATTCGATATAATTATAAAATTCAAAAAAGAATGGCGCTAAGCCTAATCTATTAACGAAAATTTGAAATTGATAGTCTCTTCTTATTAAGCTTGAATTCAATTTCTAAAATCTATAGCCTCTTCTTAAAATCTAAAAAACGCCATTTTCCTGTGTTGGAAAATGATAGAATTATAGATATTATGAGTCAGAAAGACCTCTTAAAAGCCGCTTTATAATACTGAAGAGTTTTTGCTGGAAGCGTAAATGAAATAATTTCAAATATCAGACTTCTAATTTAGTGCTTAGCATTTAAACTCTGGACTTTCGTCTATTGATTATCATCTAAACTATAGATGTTTAACTCTAAAAATAGATCTGCTGTGCCGTACGGTAAGTGTTGGCATGCGCATCTATAATGGTTTTTATATCTTTAGAATAGCCTCCGCCCATACTCACCTCAACAGGAATTTCTCGTTGTAAACACTGCTCAAAAACAAATTCATCTCTTTTTTTACAGCCAGCCACACTGCAACCTAGTTTTCCCAATTTGTCAGTACTCAAAATATCTACTCCAGAAAGGAAGAATATAAAGTCTGGTTTCACCTGATCTATAAGTTTCGGCAAAGTCACTTTTAAAGTCTCTAAATACTGGTCATCATCGCAATTGTCTTCCATGGGAATATCCAAGTCTGAAATCTCCTTTTTGAACGGGTAATTACTTTTTCCGTGCATAGAAAAGGTAAACACTCTATCGTCTTTTTGAAAAATTTCTGCTGTTCCATTCCCTTGGTGGACGTCTAAATCAACAACAAGAATTTGCTTTGCCAACTTATTTTGCAAGAGATAGTGAGCGGCAATAGCTTGATCGTTTAACATACAAAAAGCTTCCCCATGATCTGAATAAGCATGGTGAGTCCCTCCAGCAATATTCATAGAAACACCATATTCTAAAGCATAATTACAGGCTTCAATAGTGCCATTGGTAATTATTCTTTCTCTTTTAACCAATTCTGCAGACAATGGAAACCCAATTTTACGAGCGACTCTTGGTTCTATACTAATGTTATACAGTTGCTCTAAATAGTCTGAGGTATGGACAGACTGTATATAAGTTTCATTGTCGAGATTTATTTGTGGCTCAAAGAAATTTTCTGGTTCACACGTACCCTCGTGAAGCAATTGCTTGGGAAGCAAATCATACTTATCCATTGGAAAGCGGTGCCCTTCGGGTAGTGGATGTTTATAAATGGGATGTAAAGCTATTTTGAGCATACTTTAAATAAAGAAAAACCAAAAGTATTTATTTTGAAGCTGTTCTTACTTGAAAAAGAGTTTAAATTTTTGATAAAATTGTTTACTGAATTCTTCACTCGCAACCTTGCCCAGTAGTTTTTGATTCATCCAATTGAGTATCTATTTTCTTAAATTCAGCTATTACTTTATTTTGGCGTCCTGTTTTCTGAATCTTTAATGTTCCAAATTAGTCGATTTTAGGAATTTGATGATCTCACAAAATCAATTATACCATTGAGTTAAGCGACAAATGCCCAATTATTTTTATACGGCTTAAGTTTAGAGTTCAAAATTTAGGTGTATATCAGAATGCCCCAAAATGAGGAATAAGGTTTTTTTATACGCAGAGACCAATTTAAAAGGAGATAAAAACCTTGGATAATAGGTTGCTGATTTTTATAAACAATCACATTAAGACGTTTTAATGTGATTAAAAATGAGGTCAAGGATTGATAATAAAGCATCAATTGTGTTAATGGCTATTTTTCTTGCAGTAGCAGAAGCAGCAGTCTCTTTTCTATAGGATATTCTGTTGAAAACGTTAAAAAGGTGAGTGTCTTTTAAATTTCCAATCGAATTAGCAGTCTGTCTTAAAGTAATTTTAAGCCTATTGCCAAGACTCATCAAGAAAAAGAATTGAAAATGCCACTTAAAACTATTCAGTCCTCTTAAAAATCGCTTTACACTTATTGAAAATTCAAAAATCAAAAAAACAGGGAATTTAAAGTAAAAGACTCAAAGCTGCTTGGAACGAAAAATATTTACTAAAAGTTCTTAACGTCAAAGTATAAGTTTGCCCTAGTGTACCTTAACTCCGCAAAACTTTATAGTTTTTTTTTAGAAGAAAACACTGTGTATAAAAGATTACACACAGTG
It contains:
- a CDS encoding histone deacetylase family protein, which translates into the protein MLKIALHPIYKHPLPEGHRFPMDKYDLLPKQLLHEGTCEPENFFEPQINLDNETYIQSVHTSDYLEQLYNISIEPRVARKIGFPLSAELVKRERIITNGTIEACNYALEYGVSMNIAGGTHHAYSDHGEAFCMLNDQAIAAHYLLQNKLAKQILVVDLDVHQGNGTAEIFQKDDRVFTFSMHGKSNYPFKKEISDLDIPMEDNCDDDQYLETLKVTLPKLIDQVKPDFIFFLSGVDILSTDKLGKLGCSVAGCKKRDEFVFEQCLQREIPVEVSMGGGYSKDIKTIIDAHANTYRTAQQIYF